The genomic stretch CGTGAACCTCATCGGCAACGGCACCTACGCCCTCCTCACCCACCCCGAACAACGGACCCGCCTCCAGGACGCGCTGGCCGCCCACGACACCGCCCTCCTCGAAACCGGCGTCGAGGAACTCCTCCGCTACGACGGCCCCGTCGAGCTGGCCACCTGGCGGTTCGCCACCCGCCCCCTGACCATCGGCGGCCAGGACATCGCCCCCGGCGACCCGGTGCTCGTCGTCCTCGCCGCCGCGGACCGGGACCCGGAGCGGTTCGCCGACCCCGATCGCCTCGACCTCGCCCGCCGCGACAACCAGCACCTCGGCTACGGCCACGGCATCCACTACTGCCTGGGCGCCCCGCTCGCCCGCCTGGAGGGCCAGACCGCGCTGGCCACCCTCCTCACCCGCCTCCCGGACCTCCGGCTCGCCGCCGAACCGGCCGACCTGCGCTGGCGCGGCGGCCTCATCATGCGCGGACTGCGCACCCTGCCGGTCGAGTTCACACCGAGCCGCTGACAACTCCAGCGCGTAGCAAGCCGGAGGCGAGCCGTATCCGACGCAAACGTGACACACCCTCAAGTCCGTGATCTTCACGTGATCTACGCGGCATTAACTTGTGACAAGTGATCGTCTGCCTATACGTTCACTCGTCAGCGCGGCGCCTCGCTTCACCGGCACCGCGCCGCTCCCCGCTGTCTTCGAAAGGCCCCCGCATGCTCTCCGGGAACGGTCGTCACCGTCGCCCCCGCCAGGCCCCGGCTCTCATCGTCGCGGCCGGAGTGACCGGCTCCGCCATCGCCATCCCGCTCCTCGGCGCCTCGGGCGCGAGCGCGGCGGAGGGCACCGCATGGGACCGGGTCGCGGAGTGCGAGAGCGGCGGCTACTGGAGCGAGGACAGCGGCAACGGCTACTACGGGGGCCTCCAGGTCACCCAGGAGAACTGGGAGCGCTACGGCGGCACGACGTACGCCGAGAGCGCGGACCAGGCCAGCCGCTCCCAGCAGATAGCCGTGGCCGAGCGCATCCTCGCCGATCAGGGCCTCGCCGCCTGGCCGACCTGCGGCCCGCTCTCCGGCCTTGACGAGGAGTCCGGCTCGGTCGACCTCGACACGGGGGTGGCGGGCGACGAGTCCGCTTCGTCCGGTGACTCCGGTTCATCCGGCCTGCTGGACTCCATCGACGGCGACGAGGACTCCGACGAGCAGGGCAACTCGCCCTCCGAAGAGTCGGACAACTCGACCAAGTCGGACAAGTCCTCCAAGTCCCCGGAGTCCGAAGAGTCGGAAGACCCCCGCGAATCGGCGGAATCCAGCCAGTCGTCCGGGTCGTCCGAATCCCCTGACGGCGACCCTTCTCAGGAAGTCGACAGCAAGCCCACAGCCACCCCGGGTCGGGACAATTCGGACAACATCGGCCAGAACGACGGTGATTCCGCCCTCACCGACACCGGCGCCAACGGCACCGGCCGCCACCGTGGCGAACCCGCCGACGAGGGCGTCACGGACGGCTCGTATGTCGTGCGTGACGGCGACAGCCTCACCGGCATCGCCGACTCCCTTGACCTCAACGGCGGATGGCGCGGGCTCTACGCCGCCAACAAGTCGACCGTGGGCACCGACCCGGACCTCATCCTCCCCGGTCAGACCCTCGAAGTAGGGGTCGAACCGGGCGAAAAGCAGCGGTAGTTCACGTCACGCTTCGCTCCGAAATGACCGTTTTGGTGAAAGTGTGGGATGAGTCTCAGAAGCCCTGATCGTCTTTGAAATTCCCCGGATCACGTGTCTACGGTCAGGACCGCTCGCACCCAGCGAGCCCCGACCGCCGCACGCCGAATCCTGCCGGTGGCCGTACGGGAACAGTCGTCGCGTCAAGCGCCGTAGGCAGGAGCGGGGGACCCAAGGTAAGCGCCCCACCGGGAAGTTGACGGTGGTGGCTTGGGGTGAAGCCGCGCACTCGACAGACTGCGCGGCCGGGCAACTCAACCGGCCCGAACCCGACAGCTCACCTCGCAGGCGTCGGTGAGGGGATCGATCCATGCTGTTTTCCGGCAAGGGCAAGCACCGTCGTCCGTCCAAGGCCACCCGCGCCATCGCCATCGCCGGTGTCACCGGCGTCGCGGTCGCCGCTCCGCTGATGGCGGTCGGCAGCGCCTCCGCCGCCACCGCCTCCGAGTGGGACGCCGTCGCCCAGTGCGAGTCCGGCGGCAACTGGTCCATCAACACCGGCAACGGCTACTACGGCGGCCTTCAGTTCTCGGCCTCCACCTGGGCCGCGTACGGCGGCACGCAGTACGCCGCCACCGCCGACCAGGCCAGCAAGTCCCAGCAGATCGAGATCGCCGAGAAGGTCCTCGCGGGCCAGGGCAAGGGCGCCTGGCCGTCCTGCGGCGTCGGCCTGTCGAGCGCCACCTACACCGGCGGCTCCACCGAGACCAGCACCCAGCCGAGCACCGAGACCCGTACGACCGAGGAGCAGCCCGCCTCCCGTTCGACCGAGCGTCCGGCGCAGAAGGCCGACAAGGCCAAGAAGACCGTCACCACCCCGACCGGCAAGAAGGTCAAGAAGGGTGACGGCGAGTACAAGGTCGTCAAGGGTGACACCCTCAGCACCATCGCCGAGGAGCACGACGTCAAGGGCGGCTGGGAGAAGCTCTTCAAGCTGAACAAGGACATCGTCGAGGACGCCGACCTGATCTACCCCGGTCAGCAGCTGCACCTCAAGTAATCCCTTAGCCGGACCACAGGTCCCTCATATCGGCCTCCTCCATACTGGAGGCCCCGTGAGGGTCACCCCCCGTCCCCACGGGCTCCCCGCCCCGGTGCGTGTTCCCCCGTACGCACCGGGGCGGGGTCTTCTTTTTGCCGGTAGTTCACCACTCCTTTGTTCCGTGGAGAAACAATGGGTACCGTCTGTCCTTGTCCACGGGACGGTCGGTCGGCTGGCCGAAGTCCCTCAGGCGGTTAGGCTCTAGTCGCAAGGCTCACGTGCCCCGCACTTCCAGCGTCACATCCCATGAAGGAGATGCTCGTGCCGTCCATCGACGTCGTCGTAGCCCGGGAAATCCTGGACTCCCGAGGCAACCCCACGGTCGAGGTCGAGGTCGGCCTCGACGACGGCAGCACGGGTCGTGCCGCCGTTCCGTCCGGCGCCTCCACGGGTGCCTTCGAGGCCATCGAGCTCCGTGACGGTGACCCGAACCGCTACCAGGGCAAGGGTGTCGAGAAGGCCGTCCTCGCCGTCATCGAGCAGATCGGCCCGGAGCTGGTCGGCTACGACGCCACCGAGCAGCGCCTGATCGACCAGGCCATGTTCGACCTGGACGCCACCGACAACAAGGGCTCCCTCGGCGCCAACGCCATCCTCGGCGTCTCCCTCGCCGTCGCCCACGCCGCCTCCGAGGCCAGCGACCTCCCGCTCTTCCGCTACCTGGGCGGCCCGAACGCGCACCTGCTGCCCGTTCCGATGATGAACATCCTGAACGGCGGCTCGCACGCCGACTCCAACGTGGACATCCAGGAGTTCATGATCGCCCCGATCGGCGCGGAGTCCTTCTCCGAGGCCCTGCGCTGGGGCGCCGAGGTCTACCACACCCTCAAGAAGGTGCTGAAGACCAAGGGTCTGTCCACCGGCCTCGGCGACGAGGGCGGCTTCGCCCCGAACCTGGAGTCCAACCGCGCCGCCCTCGACCTCATCCTCGAGGCCATCAAGGAGGCCGGTTACACCCCCGGCGAGCAGATCGCCCTCGCCCTCGACGTGGCCGCGTCCGAGTTCTACAAGGACGGCGTCTACACCTTCGAGGGCAAGGAGCGCTCCGCCGCCGAGATGACCGAGTACTACGCCGAGCTCGTCGAGGCGTACCCGCTCGTCTCCATCGAGGACCCGCTCTTCGAGGACGACTGGGCCGGCTGGAAGATCATCACCGACAAGCTGGGCGACAAGGTCCAGATCGTCGGCGACGACCTCTTCGTCACCAACCCCGAGCGTCTCGCCCGCGGCATCGAGGAGGGCACCGCCAACGCCCTGCTCGTCAAGGTGAACCAGATCGGCTCGCTGACCGAGACCCTGGACGCCGTCGAGATGGCCCAGCGCAACGGCTTCAAGTGCATGATGTCCCACCGCTCCGGCGAGACCGAGGACGTCACCATCGCCGACCTCGCCGTCGCGGTGAACTGCGGTCAGATCAAGACCGGCGCCCCGGCCCGCTCGGACCGCGTCGCCAAGTACAACCAGCTGCTGCGCATCGAGGAGATCCTCGACGACGCCGCGGTGTACGCCGGCCGCTCGGCGTTCCCCCGTTTCAAGGGCTGATCCCCACCAGGGGCTAGCCAGTCGTACGTACGTCCCCGTACTCGGTCCCGTACCGTGTGCGGGGACGTACGCGCGTGTGGAACGGGAGGCGGGAACATGGCCGTGAAGGACCGGGACCGGTTCTCCACCGCGACCAGGATCCGGTTGCTCGGCGAGCAGACGGCGGCCCGGGTCTACCGTTCCCAGACCAAACGGCAGGCCCGCCGCTCCCGGCTGACCGGCCGCGCGGCCCTGCTCGCCCTCGTCGTCTGCTCCCTGGTCGTCGCCCTCGCCTACCCGATAAGGCAGTACGTCGCCCAGCGCGCCGAGATCGCCGATCTGGAACGGCAGCGGGAGCAGGCGCGGGAGCGGGTGGAGGATCTGCGCGACCTCAAGGCACGCTGGAAGGACGACGCGTACGCGGAGCAGCGGATCCGGGAGCGGCTGCACTATGTGATGCCGGGTGAGACCGGGTACGTGGTGATCGACCCGGACGCCGCGAAGCAGACGCGCACCGATCTCGGCGCGGCCGACCGGGCCTGGTACGCGAATGTCTGGGACGGGGTCGACAAGTCCGACGCCGCCGACCGCTGAGGCACGCCGTCGACCGCTGACGAACGCCGCCCACCGATGGACAGAGACGAAAGACTGTAAAGGCTGTTATGGAAACGCCCCCGCCCTCCACTCCGCGCACCGAGCCGACCGAGGCCGACGTCGAGGCCTTCAAGCAGCAGCTCGGCCGGCCGCCGCGCGGGCTGCGCGCCATCGCGCACCGGTGCCCCTGCGGGCAGCCGGACGTGGTGGAGACGGCGCCCCGGCTGCCGGACGGTACGCCGTTCCCGACGCTGTACTACCTGACGTGCCCCAAGGCGAACTCCGCCATCGGCACGCTGGAGGCGGAGGGCGTCATGAAGGAGATGACGGAGCGGCTCCAGACGGATCCGGAGCTGGCCGCCGCCTACCGGGCCGCGCACGAGGACTACATCCGGCGCCGGGACGAGATCGAGGAGCTGAAGGGCTTCCCGAGCGCGGGCGGCATGCCGGACCG from Streptomyces davaonensis JCM 4913 encodes the following:
- a CDS encoding LysM peptidoglycan-binding domain-containing protein yields the protein MLSGNGRHRRPRQAPALIVAAGVTGSAIAIPLLGASGASAAEGTAWDRVAECESGGYWSEDSGNGYYGGLQVTQENWERYGGTTYAESADQASRSQQIAVAERILADQGLAAWPTCGPLSGLDEESGSVDLDTGVAGDESASSGDSGSSGLLDSIDGDEDSDEQGNSPSEESDNSTKSDKSSKSPESEESEDPRESAESSQSSGSSESPDGDPSQEVDSKPTATPGRDNSDNIGQNDGDSALTDTGANGTGRHRGEPADEGVTDGSYVVRDGDSLTGIADSLDLNGGWRGLYAANKSTVGTDPDLILPGQTLEVGVEPGEKQR
- the eno gene encoding phosphopyruvate hydratase yields the protein MLVPSIDVVVAREILDSRGNPTVEVEVGLDDGSTGRAAVPSGASTGAFEAIELRDGDPNRYQGKGVEKAVLAVIEQIGPELVGYDATEQRLIDQAMFDLDATDNKGSLGANAILGVSLAVAHAASEASDLPLFRYLGGPNAHLLPVPMMNILNGGSHADSNVDIQEFMIAPIGAESFSEALRWGAEVYHTLKKVLKTKGLSTGLGDEGGFAPNLESNRAALDLILEAIKEAGYTPGEQIALALDVAASEFYKDGVYTFEGKERSAAEMTEYYAELVEAYPLVSIEDPLFEDDWAGWKIITDKLGDKVQIVGDDLFVTNPERLARGIEEGTANALLVKVNQIGSLTETLDAVEMAQRNGFKCMMSHRSGETEDVTIADLAVAVNCGQIKTGAPARSDRVAKYNQLLRIEEILDDAAVYAGRSAFPRFKG
- a CDS encoding FtsB family cell division protein, which gives rise to MAVKDRDRFSTATRIRLLGEQTAARVYRSQTKRQARRSRLTGRAALLALVVCSLVVALAYPIRQYVAQRAEIADLERQREQARERVEDLRDLKARWKDDAYAEQRIRERLHYVMPGETGYVVIDPDAAKQTRTDLGAADRAWYANVWDGVDKSDAADR
- a CDS encoding DUF501 domain-containing protein encodes the protein METPPPSTPRTEPTEADVEAFKQQLGRPPRGLRAIAHRCPCGQPDVVETAPRLPDGTPFPTLYYLTCPKANSAIGTLEAEGVMKEMTERLQTDPELAAAYRAAHEDYIRRRDEIEELKGFPSAGGMPDRVKCLHVLVAHSLAAGPGVNPLGDEALAMLPEWWRKGTCVTQVQEEGR
- a CDS encoding transglycosylase family protein, which translates into the protein MLFSGKGKHRRPSKATRAIAIAGVTGVAVAAPLMAVGSASAATASEWDAVAQCESGGNWSINTGNGYYGGLQFSASTWAAYGGTQYAATADQASKSQQIEIAEKVLAGQGKGAWPSCGVGLSSATYTGGSTETSTQPSTETRTTEEQPASRSTERPAQKADKAKKTVTTPTGKKVKKGDGEYKVVKGDTLSTIAEEHDVKGGWEKLFKLNKDIVEDADLIYPGQQLHLK